The segment CCCGTCCCCTTGTCCCTGGGCTGACGGATCCCTGTGTGACCGGTTTCCtcccatccttgtccccatctcccctaGGTTGGTGGATCCCCACATCCCTTTGCGCAACCGGTTCCCTCCCATCCTTGTCTCCTTGTCCCACAGTGCAGCCGGTTCCtcccatccttgtccccatctcccctggGTTGGTGGATCCCCATGTTCCTCAGCGCAACCGGTTCCCTTCCATCCTCGTCCCCATCCCCCTGGGTTGGTGGATCCTCACATCCCTTGACGCAACTGGTTTCCTCTCATCCTTGCCCCCATCCCCCATGGGCTGGTGGATCCCTATGTCCCTCAGCATAACCGGTTCCCTCCCATCCTTGTCTCCTTGTCCCACAGTGCAGCTGGTTCCTCCCGTCCTTGTCCCTGGGCTGGCGGATCCCTGTGTGACCAGTTTCCTCCCATCCTTGTCTCCATCTCCCCTGGGCTGGTGGATCCCCATATTCCTCAGCGCAACCGGTTCCCTCCCATCCTGGTCCCTGTCCCCCTGGGCTGATGGATCCCCACATCCCTTGGCACAACTGGTTTCCTCCCATCCTTGCCCCCATTCCCCATGGGTTGGTGGATCCCAATGTCCCTTAGTGCAACCGGTTCCCTCCCATCCTTGTCTCCTTGTCCCGCAGTGCAGCCGGCTTCCtcccatccttgtccccatctcTCCTGGGCTGGTGGATCCCCATATTCCTCAGGGCAACCGGTTCCCTTCTATCCTTGTCTCCATCCCCCTAGGTTGGTGGATCCCCACATCCCTTGGCGCAACTGGTTTCCTCCCATCCTTGCCCCCATCCCCCATGGGCTGGTGGATCCCAATGTCCCTTAGTGCAACCGGTTCCCTCCCATCCTTGCCTCCTTGTCCCACAGTGAAGCCAGTTTCCTCCCATCCTTGTCCCTGGGCTGGCAGATCCCTGTGTGACCGGTTTCCtcccatccttgtccccatctcccctggGTTGGTGGATCCCCATGTTCCTCAGCACAACCGGTTCCCTCCCAtccttgtccctgtccccctggGCTGGCCAGTCCCCATGTCCCGGTGCCACTGTTCACACTGCAGCCTGACAGCCCCGGTGAGTCCCTGCCATTGCCCGGTCCTCGGTGACATTGTTGTCCCTCGGTCTCTTCCAGCCCCGCACTGGTGTCACCATGTGGCTCCTGGAGCGGCTGCGTGGCGTGGCAGAGAACGGTGGCTCCCGGGCTGCGGGGACGGAGGAGTCCCCGCGGGGGTCTCGCTACAGCAACGTCCTCACCCCAGACAAGATCCCCGACTTCTTCATCCCACCCAAGCTGAGCGCAGCACCTGCAGAGGCTGAGGGTCCCGAGACCCCCGCAACCCCCACGCTGGGTCCCTCGGCCTCGGAGCAGGACCTGGCTGGGCGCAAagctccccgcagcccccgtcCATCCAGCCGATCCCGGGCGCGGGCAGCCAGCCGGCACATCATCCAGATCGAGAGCGCCGAGGACTGGACGGCTGAGGGTGGCTTTGGCACCAACGCAGACCCGCAGGCGCAGACGGCCATGTCCCTACCCTACGTGCCCAAAGCTCAAACCTCCTATGGCTTCGCCACGCTGGTGGAGAGCCCCCACACGCGACGCAAAGAGTCGCTCTTCCACAGCgagcacagcagcctctgcccctCGCCGGCCACCTCGCCCAGCGCCCAGCGCCGAGGGAAGCTCAACGGTGAGAGCAGACCCCGGACGCCCGTTGACTTGGGCGCAGCCCTCATGCATCCCGGCCGCTACTTCAGCGGCGGCGAGAGCGACACGTGCTCCTCGGCTGAGTCCTCGCCCTTCGGCTCGCCGCTGCTCTCCCGCTCCGTCTCCCTGTTGAAGATCTTCAGCCAGGAGAGCCAGTCCAAGGTCATCAAGCTCAAGCAGTCGGTAGCTCGCAACAGCTCGCTCTCCACCGACGACAGCTCGgctgacaccagccccagcGCTCAGCGTCGCTCCCGGAGTGCTCCAGCCGGGGGACACCCCCCCAGCGCCCTACTGCCCCTGGACCTGCCCACCGGCCGCCACCGGGAGCACAGCCTACGGCTCAGCCGGGGTGGAAACCTGCGCTTGGCCGCCGAGTACGACCCTTCCAACGCGCGGCTGCGCGTGCGGCTCATCTCCGCTGAGGACCTCTATGATGTCCTCGTTGACCCGCGCAGCATCAACTGCTGCGTCTCGCTGTGCCTCAATCCCGggaagctgcagaagcagcGCAGCACCATCGTCAAGAACAGCCGCAACCCTGTCTTCAACGAGGACTTCTTCTTTGACGGGCTGGGCCTCGGCCATGCCAGGAAGATGTCCCTGAAGCTCAAGGTGGTCAACAAGGGCAGCAGCCTTAAGCGGGACACGCTGCTGGGGGAGAAGGAGCTGCCACTCACCACCCTCCTGTCCTGCCTGTAGGgctggggggatgtggggatggtGGTCCTGTCCCCCAGCCTCGCTGCAGGAGGGTTTGGAAGGGCCCTTTGGAGGAGGGATGGGGCCCTGGTGGAGCGTGGGGGTCTCCAGGGTCGGTGCTGCCGTGGGGCTCTGCCCGCATCAGCCCTACTCTGGTGGgacaggca is part of the Cuculus canorus isolate bCucCan1 chromosome 27, bCucCan1.pri, whole genome shotgun sequence genome and harbors:
- the C2CD4C gene encoding C2 calcium-dependent domain-containing protein 4C, producing the protein MWLLERLRGVAENGGSRAAGTEESPRGSRYSNVLTPDKIPDFFIPPKLSAAPAEAEGPETPATPTLGPSASEQDLAGRKAPRSPRPSSRSRARAASRHIIQIESAEDWTAEGGFGTNADPQAQTAMSLPYVPKAQTSYGFATLVESPHTRRKESLFHSEHSSLCPSPATSPSAQRRGKLNGESRPRTPVDLGAALMHPGRYFSGGESDTCSSAESSPFGSPLLSRSVSLLKIFSQESQSKVIKLKQSVARNSSLSTDDSSADTSPSAQRRSRSAPAGGHPPSALLPLDLPTGRHREHSLRLSRGGNLRLAAEYDPSNARLRVRLISAEDLYDVLVDPRSINCCVSLCLNPGKLQKQRSTIVKNSRNPVFNEDFFFDGLGLGHARKMSLKLKVVNKGSSLKRDTLLGEKELPLTTLLSCL